In a genomic window of Brassica rapa cultivar Chiifu-401-42 chromosome A10, CAAS_Brap_v3.01, whole genome shotgun sequence:
- the LOC103847133 gene encoding LOW QUALITY PROTEIN: serine/threonine-protein kinase 16 (The sequence of the model RefSeq protein was modified relative to this genomic sequence to represent the inferred CDS: substituted 1 base at 1 genomic stop codon), whose amino-acid sequence MGCSFSGLNALYDAVNGGGDVWINENRFRVVRQLGEGGFAFVFLVKEIVADASGGGLAKKVKDPSHISVDGTYAVKKVLIQNKEQLELVREEIRVSSLFNHPNLLPLLDHAIISVKDGQGGARKHEAFLLFPVHLDGTLLDNSTSMKAKKETFSTADALHIFRQLCDGLQHMHSLEPPYAHNDVKPGNVLLTRRKGQPPLAILMDFGSARPSRKQIRSRQEALQLQMFSSXHCSAPFRAPELWDCPSHADIDERTDIWSLGCTLYAIMYGMSPFEYALGESGGSLQLAIVNAQIKWPNAGPKASYPEALHQFVTWMLQPQAAVRPRIGDIIIHVDKLIAKFTK is encoded by the exons ATGGGCTGTTCGTTTTCGGGATTGAACGCGCTTTACGACGCCGTCAACGGCGGAGGCGACGTGTGGATCAATGAGAATCGGTTCAGAGTCGTGAGGCAGCTCGGCGAAGGCGGTTTCGCGTTCGTTTTTCTGGTTAAGGAGATCGTCGCCGACGCTTCCGGTGGCGGTCTGGCGAAGAAAGTCAAGGATCCGTCTCATATCTCCG TTGATGGAACTTATGCTGTGAAGAAAGTTCTGATTCAGAACAAGGAGCAGCTAGAATTGGTGCGGGAGGAGATTCGTGTTTCGTCCTTGTTCAACCACCCTAACTTGCTTCCTCTCCTTGATCACGCTATTATTTCTGTTAAG GACGGTCAAGGGGGAGCTCGGAAACACGAGGCCTTCTTGCTATTCCCTGTTCACCTTGATGGGACCTTGCTGGATAACTCCACATCTATGAAGGCTAAAAAGGAAACATTCTCAACAGCTGATGCTCTGCATATCTTTCGTCAG CTTTGTGATGGGCTCCAACACATGCACTCTCTGGAGCCACCATATGCTCACAACGATGTCAAACCTGGAAACGTGCTTTTAACACGTAGAAAAGGACAGCCTCCTCTTGCGATTTTGATGGACTTTGGGAGTGCTCGTCCATCACGGAAGCAAATCCGCTCCCGTCAAGAGGCCTTACAGTTACAG ATGTTCTCTTCTTGACATTGTTCAGCACCGTTTCGAGCTCCAGAGCTCTGGGATTGCCCAAGCCATGCAGATATCGATGAGAGAACAGATATTTGGTCTCTAGGCTGCACGTTATACGCAATAAT GTATGGTATGTCTCCATTTGAATATGCACTTGGAGAATCTGGTGGGAGTCTTCAGCTAGCAATCGTGAACGCTCAGATAAAATGGCCAAACGCAGGACCAAAGGCTTCGTATCCTGAAGCTCTTCACCAGTTCGTGACTTGGATGCTGCAACCGCAGGCTGCGGTTCGACCGCGCATTGGAGATATCATCATCCACGTCGACAAATTGATCGCGAAATTTACCAAATGA
- the LOC103847135 gene encoding agmatine deiminase — MEESRESPADHGFYMPAEWEPHAQTWIGWPERQDNWRHNAVPAQRVFVDVAKAISVFEPVTVCASSAQWENARKQLPEEIRVVEMSMNDSWFRDSGPTFVVRKRPSKLSSLTRNIAGVDWNFNAWGGADDGCYNDWSHDLLVSKKILAVERIPRFQHSMILEGGSIHVDGEGTCLVTEECLLNKNRNPHMSKEQIEEELKRYLGVQTIIWLPRGLYGDDDTNGHIDNMCCFAKPGVVLLSWTDDETDPQYERSVEALSVFSNSVDARGRKIQVVKLHVPGPLYMTEEESSGIIQEGEAKPRLAGTRLAASYVNFYLANGGVIVPQFGDAKRDEEAIRVLSETYPHHSVVGIENAREIVLAGGNIHCITQQQPAEPISVAVNGD; from the exons ATGGAAGAGTCACGAGAATCTCCGGCGGATCACGGCTTTTACATGCCGGCGGAGTGGGAACCTCATGCTCAAACCTGGATCGGTTGGCCT GAACGGCAAGATAACTGGCGTCACAACGCTGTACCTGCACAACGAGTGTTTGTAGATGTTGCAAAGGCAATCTCAGTCTTCGAGCCTGTGACAGTCTGTGCAAGCTCGGCTCAG TGGGAAAATGCAAGGAAACAGCTTCCAGAGGAGATCAGAGTTGTTGAGATGAGCATGAATGATTCTTGGTTCCGCGACTCTGGACCAACT TTTGTTGTTCGGAAAAGACCATCAAAGCTTAGCTCCCTTACCCGAAACATCGCTGGAGTCGACTGGAATTTCAATGCCTGGGGAG GAGCTGATGATGGCTGCTATAATGATTGGAGTCATGACCTCCTAGTTTCAAAAAAG ATTCTCGCTGTTGAGCGGATTCCAAGATTTCAACACTCCATGATCCTTGAAGGAGGCAGCATCCATGTCGACGGGGAAG GTACCTGTCTTGTCACAGAAGAGTGTCTCTTGAACAAAAACCGGAACCCTCACATGAGTAAAGAGCAAATAGAGGAAGAGCTCAAGAGATACCTCGGAGTACAAACAATCATCTGGCTTCCTCGTGGTCTTTACG GTGATGATGACACAAATGGACACATTGATAACATGTGCTGCTTTGCTAAACCAGGAGTTGTGTTACTGTCCTGGACAGACGATGAAACTGATCCTCAATACGAAAGATCAGTGGAAGCTCTTTCGGTTTTCTCAAACTCCGTTGATGCTCGTGGCAGGAAGATTCAAGTCGTCAAGCTCCACGTCCCTGGACCGCTTTACATGACCGAAGAAGAATCTTCCGGAATCATTCAG GAAGGTGAAGCTAAACCAAGGCTGGCAGGGACAAGACTAGCAGCATCGTATGTGAACTTCTACCTAGCTAACGGAGGAGTAATCGTGCCGCAGTTCGGTGACGCTAAACGCGATGAAGAAGCGATTCGCGTCCTCTCAGAGACATATCCTCATCACTCG GTTGTGGGGATTGAGAATGCAAGAGAGATCGTTCTAGCTGGAGGAAACATACATTGCATCACGCAGCAGCAGCCGGCGGAGCCTATTTCCGTCGCCGTCAACGGCGATTGA
- the LOC103847136 gene encoding H/ACA ribonucleoprotein complex subunit 2-like protein encodes MGSDTEAEKSSQKEEKKKVISLAPIAKPLAGKKLQKRTFKLIQKAAGNKCLKRGVKEVVKSIRRGQKGLCVIAGNISPIDVITHLPVLCEEAGVPYVYVPSKEDLAQAGSTKRPTCCVLVMLKPAKGELSAEDLEKLKTDYEQVSEDVKELSTSVI; translated from the exons atgggaagcGATACCGAAGCAGAGAAGTCGAGTCaaaaggaggagaagaagaaggttaTCTCTCTTGCCCCTATCGCCAAACCTCTCGCCGGCAAAAAGCTCCAGAAGAGAACATTCAAACTCATTCAAAAAG CTGCTGGAAACAAATGTTTGAAGAGAGGCGTGAAGGAAGTTGTCAAGAGCATAAGACGTGGCCAAAAAgg aCTATGTGTTATAGCTGGAAACATTTCTCCCATTGATGTGATTACCCATCTCCCAGTCTTGTGTGAAGAAGCTGGTGTTCCTTACGTCTACGTTCCATCCAAAGAA GATCTTGCGCAAGCCGGGTCTACGAAACGACCAACATGTTGTGTATTGGTCATGCTTAAACCGGCCAAGGGAGAGCTTAGCGCAGAAGATCTTGAAAAGTTGAAGACAGACTACGAACAAGTCTCTGAAGATGTTAAAGAGCTTTCAACTTCAGTAATCTGA
- the LOC103847137 gene encoding protein Dr1 homolog, producing MDPMDIVGKSKEDASLPKATMTKIIKEMLPADVRVARDAQDLLIECCVEFINLISSESNEVCNKEDKRTIAPEHVLKALQVLGFGEYVEEVYAAYEQHRYETMQDSQRSVKMNSGAEMTEEEAAAEQQRMFAEARARMNGGGGGVSVPQPDPEQQVDTQQQSNLQS from the exons ATGGATCCGATGGATATAGTTGGAAAGTCTAAGGAAGATGCTTCGCTTCCTAAAG CTACGATGACTAAAATAATAAAGGAGATGTTACCAGCAGATGTTCGTGTTGCTAGAGATGCTCAAGATCTTCTCATCGAGTGTTGTGTTG AGTTCATTAATCTTATATCGTCAGAGTCTAATGAAGTCTGTAACAAAGAGGATAAGCGAACGATCGCACCTGAGCATGTTCTCAAAGCGCTTCAGGTTCTTGGCTTTGGGGAATACGTTGAAGAAGTCTACGCTGCTTATGAGCAGCATCGATACGAAACCATG CAAGATTCACAGAGGAGTGTGAAGATGAACAGCGGAGCAGAGATGACGGAGGAGGAAGCAGCAGCGGAACAACAGAGGATGTTTGCTGAAGCTCGAGCTAGAAtgaatggtggtggtggtggtgtttCTGTTCCTCAGCCAGATCCTGAGCAACAAGTAGATACCCAACAGCAGTCAAATCTACAAAGCTAA
- the LOC103847138 gene encoding uncharacterized protein LOC103847138 — MFMDRERRLSNRNGTPQYSNGKFRDDDCYGGFLDRLENSREKSPSRSKILRIPSPTSSPPPSSSSPPFPGSNSPDRGYIEHRVSKFDTLAGIAIKYGVEVADVKKMNGLVTDLQMFALKSLQIPLPGRHPPSPCLSNGSLHHGEGCSCHELEPPNDSHNDMFDSFQSLRLKSSDKKVSPAMSSLQGYYGLKPANRTVSEGGFLEMGTYNNKTETSHHHFSSNGSNNQYLRPFPSTNTPLNHHRKSRSLANALFDEVNQSPDNNNTTAQETSADKFRRRRQKSEADFSSRTPELLLKEENSSSNGGFLSIAGKGLALRSKASSRTNLSSAESETSNFNPVPINLMDAPVSDSFSSVRKSSSASSLQDPEGNNSNGSSSLSLWPTSKWSLKPDLLTPAAITSSIFDGLPKPLTGRKNKTAMD, encoded by the exons ATGTTTATGGATCGAGAGAGAAGGCTTTCGAATCGCAACGGGACTCCGCAATACAGCAACGGAAAGTTCCGTGATGATGATTGTTACGGTGGATTCTTAGATCGGTTGGAGAATTCGAGAGAGAAGAGTCCTTCTAGATCTAAGATTCTTCGGATCCCGTCGCCGACTTCGTCTCCTCCACCTTCCAGCTCTTCCCCGCCGTTTCCTGGCTCCAATTCGCCGGACCGGGGATATATCGAGCACCGCGTCTCTAAGTTCGATACTCTCGCCGGCATTGCCATTAAATACGGCGTTGAG GTTGCAGATGTGAAAAAGATGAATGGACTTGTTACTGATCTTCAAATGTTTGCTCTCAAGTCTCTTCAGATTCCGTTACCTGGAAGACATCCTCCTTCTCCTTGTTTATCTAATGGCTCCTTACACCATGG AGAGGGATGTTCATGCCACGAACTGGAACCGCCAAACGATAGCCACAACGATATGTTCGACTCATTCCAGTCTCTGAGATTAAAATCTTCGGATAAGAAAGTTTCTCCAGCCATGTCTTCCCTTCAAGGTTACTACGGGCTAAAACCAGCAAACAGAACAGTTTCCGAAGGAGGATTCTTGGAGATGGGAACTTACAACAACAAGACAGAGACTTCTCATCATCATTTCTCCAGCAACGGTAGTAATAATCAATACCTCAGACCTTTCCCTTCCACAAACACTCCCTTAAACCACCACAGGAAATCCAGAAGCTTGGCCAATGCACTTTTCGACGAGGTTAACCAATCACCGGACAACAACAACACCACCGCTCAGGAAACGAGTGCCGATAAGTTCAGAAGAAGACGCCAAAAATCCGAAGCAGATTTTTCATCCCGGACGCCAGAGCTTCTGCTGAAAGAAGAGAACAGCAGCAGCAATGGCGGGTTTTTATCGATAGCTGGAAAAGGCTTAGCTTTGAGATCGAAAGCCTCGAGCAGAACTAATCTATCATCAGCAGAATCTGAGACTAGTAACTTCAATCCTGTACCAATCAACTTGATGGATGCTCCAGTTTCAGACAGCTTTAGCAGTGTGAGAAAATCGTCGAGTGCATCGAGTCTACAAGATCCAGAAGGTAACAACAGTAACGGTTCATCATCGCTGTCTCTATGGCCGACTTCTAAGTGGAGTTTGAAGCCTGATTTGCTTACACCTGCGGCTATCACAAGCTCAATCTTTGATGGGTTACCAAAGCCTTTAACAGGTCGGAAAAACAAGACTGCTATGGATTAA